CCGTGGGGCCGGCTTCGAGCAGCAGCACGCTGACGGCGGGATCTTCCGTGAGTCGGGCAGCCAGTGCAGCGCCGGCCGAACCTGCCCCGACGATCACATAGTCGGCTTCGAGGGTGCCGCCCGTCGCCGCCGGCCGCGGGCTCATGCGCCGAAAGCCTTGACGAGGGTGAGCGCCATCTTCGCCGGGTTGCCGTCGATGCGGAAGCGGGTGAAGCCCTCGCACACCGCCGCTCCGGTTCGCGAGGTGACGAACCACGGGGGCTTCGGCAGCACCGAAAGCCCGTAGCCTCGGACGGCCGACGACGCCGAGCGCGGGAAAGGCCGGAACGGCCCTCGCACGACCGTGCGTTCGACGTGGTCGAGCAGCAGGGCGTTGTGCACGACGCCCATGCCGCTCGGGGCGTCGTCGAGGGTGCCGCCGGGGAAGGCGCCCCAGGTGGCGGTCGGGGTGAGGAAGCCGAAGGCCGTCCACGCATTGACCGCGACCGTTCCGTAGCGGAGGTCGGCGAGAGCCCTCTCGAACCCGTCGCCCAGAGCCCGCTGCGTCTCGGAATCGATCAGCACGTTGGCACCGAGAGTGCCCACGAGTCGTTCGTTGGCATGGGCGACGGCGTTGTCGAGGAACTCCTGGCCCGTCCCGCGCAGGGCCACCACCCCGAGAACCGGCGAGAAGTACTCCGTCGTCTCGAGGGCCTGCGCGTCGGACGGGGTCGTCTCGATGAGGGCGCGTGTGCCGCCGCCGCACCACGCGGCATCCGGGTACGACGTGCGGGCAGCGTCGAGCTTGCCCTGACTCTGCGGATACCAGACGGGGCGGGACGGCGCACGGTCGTACGCCGTGCGCAACGCGTCGAGGAACGCGTCGCGCTGCGCCCAGTCGTCCGAGAGCAGCACGACCTGGCCGGCGATGCAGTTGTGGCCGCTGTTGTGCAGGCGCATGGTGACGACGTGCTCGGCCTGGAAGCGCAGGTCGGCGACCGACCACCGGCCCGGCACGACGATGATCGGCGAGACTCCGCCCAGTTCCGCCGTGATCGGCTTCTTCAGCAGCGGCCTGCCTTCGCGGCGGCGGCGTGTGGCGGCACCCGCCGCGGCGGGGGTGTGCGAGGGACCCCACACGATGGAGCGGAACGTCGCCTCCGATCCGGTGATGTGGACGTGGTCGATCTCCGGATGCTGGGTGAGGTAGGCGCCCACATCGCCGCCGCCGCGGACGATCCGCAGGAACCCGGGCTCGATGAGCGGTGCCAGCGCGCGCTCGAAGACGGACACCAGCGCGTCCTGCGTCGGATTGACCTTGAGCAGAGCGACCCGGTTCGACGCCAGCAGCTCGTACAGCACGTCGAGGTAGGGGATGGAGGTGATGTTGCCGGCGCCCAGCACGAGCCCGACGCCGCCCGCGCTCGCCGGATCGAGCTGTGCGAGCCCCGCCTCTCGTCGCGCCGTCGCGGCATCCACTCCCGGCTGCAGCCAGACCTCGGTGGCATAGCCCGACAGCAGCAGGGCGTCGGTGGCCGACAGCGGCGAGGTGTGCACCACGGTGCGGTCGCCGGGCGCCGCGCTGATGCGGACACCGTCCACCGGCGAGCGTCCGATGGAGAGGGCGCGGAGGGTGTCGGCGTAGGCGTCGAGGGCGACGATGGCTGCGTACGGCCCCGACAGCCATTCCTCACCGCGAAGCGGGTGCCCGGGCGGCAGGCCCTTCGACACGGATGCCGCGTCGGCCCATTCGGCCGCGACCGCGGACGTCGCGACGCGGACGCGCTGCAGCAGCGTGCGACGTTGCGCGAGAGTGAGAGCGCTCCAGGCGCGCTGCCCGGCGCGAAGGGCCGTGATCGCGGCATCCAGCTGGTCGCGCACGTCCTCGGCCAGGGCGGGCGCGGCGGTGGATCGTTTCGCTGTGCTCGGAGCTTCTGCGGTCACGGCGTTCTCCTTCGAAGCGGTGGTCGCGCTCGCGCGCGGGCCTCCAGCTTACGACCGGATGAGACGCGGTTCCCGGAAGCGTGCGACGCGATGCCGCGCCCTGTCGCCATCGAGCGTCAGATCAGGGAGAGCTCGCGCAGCTTCGACTCGACGTCGGCGTTCGACGGCTCGACGTGGTGAGACGCGTCCGGGTACACGACGACGGGGATGTTCGTGCGGCCGGAGATCTCGCGGGCGACGTCCGCGGCGGCGGGGTCGGCCACCAGGTCAACGTACGTGTATTCGACACCCAGCTCGTCGAGCTGCTTCTTCGTGCGGATGCAGTCGCGGCACCAGTCGGCGCCGAACATCGTGATCGGAGTCTTCTCGGAGGTCATGATTCCAGGGTACGCTCGCCGGCGCGGGCCACGGCCGGGGTGACGATACGCGCGGTCGCCTTGCGCTTGGGCGCGTAGACCCAGAGCGCGTGATAGACGAAGCGCACGACGAACGCCGCCGCAAGGGTGATGGCCGCGGCCAGCACGCTCGGGATGTGGGCGCCCTGCACGAGCAGGGGGATGATCGGGATGCGCACGACCGCTTCGACGTTGTTGAACGCGAACGACTTGAGGAATCGCATCCACATCGCTCCGGACTCGGAGCGCATGTCGGCGAAGACGAGGTACTCCAGCAGCAGGAAGTTGCCGATGATCGTCACCTCGCTGGCGATGATCGCCGCGGAGACGTAGTTCATCCCCAGGTGGACGAGACCCCACATGATGATGAGGTTCGCGATCGCACCGACGCCGCCGACGAGCGCGAACGCCGACATGCGGCCGAAGCGGAGCATGGCCAGCTGCGTGAGGAAGCGCATGCCCTGACTGAAGGTGGCCTTGGATTCGCCGGCGAAGCGCGTCGCGAACGCGAACGGGATCTCACCGATGCGCATCTGGCGGCGCGCGAGGATCTCGAGCAGGATCTTGAAGCCGCGGGGGCGCAGGTCGTCGAGGTCGACGGTGTCGCGGTCGACCAGGAAGAAGCCGGTCATCGGGTCGGTGCAGCCGTGGAGCTTCCGCGGGAACATCGCCTTCGTGAGCAGCGTCGAGGTGCGCGAGACCGCGGTGCGCGTCGCTCCGGCGAGGCCGCCGGCCGTGCCGCCCGCGACGTAGCGCGAGGCGACGACGATGTCGACGTCGCCGAGGGCGGCGCGGTCGAGCATGCGCGGGATGTCCTCGGGCGGATGCTGCAGGTCGCCGTCCATGACCAGGCACCAGCGGGCCTGGGCGTTGCGGAAGCCCTCGAGGACCGCACCGCTCAATCCGCCCTCGGGCTCATCGCGATGGATCAGTCGCACCGGGAACTCCGTCGCTGCGGCGACGGCCTGGATGGTCGCGGGCGTGTCGTCGGTGGAGTCGTCGACGAAGACGACCTCGAAGTCGACGTCGTGGAGAGCCGCACCGATGCGGCGGACCAGCTCTGCGACGTTCCCGCCTTCGTTGAAGGTGGGAACGATGACGGAAAGATCCATGGGGATGCGCTCGCGATCGGTCAGGGACAGAACCGTCTCAGCCTACCGAGGCGGAGTTGGGCAACTCCTGTGCGTGCTCTGTCAGTTCTTTCTGGTCTCTGCGGCTCTCGCGCCGGCGTCAGCCGATCTGCTTCTTGAGAGCGGCGACACCCATGCCGTAGTTGATGCGCACGCAGGGGAGTGTGAGCTTGTCGCTGCCCACCGAGACGTAGCCCTGCTCGATCGTGCGGGCCATCTCGAAGCCCGCCTGGCGCAGGCCCTCGTGCGAGGTCTCGTTGTTGTGCCCGTAGGGGTACGCCATCACTTCCTTGACGCCGCCCAGCGCGGCCGCCGAGGCGGTCATGTCTGCGGCGATCTCGGGAGCGGTCAGGTTCACCATCTGGCCCTTGCCGTTGGCTCCCGCATGATGCATGTCGTGGGTGTGGGACCGCTGCAGGATGAAGCGGTTCTGCGTGGGGACGCCCGATCCCGTGATCACGAAGGAGGTCGCCATGAGCTGCAGCTGCTCGTTGATCGGCGAGGCCATCGTGAGCCAGCTCGGGTCGGCGTCGTCGTCGGTGATGATCACCGCGTGGTCGGGCAGGTAGAGCGCGCCGTCGATGAACGCGCTCAGCTCGTCCCAGGTGGGCAGATAGAAGGACTGATCCTTGATGTACTGCATCTGGGCGCGGTAGTCCTCGATGTACGCGTAGTTGCCGCGCAGCCAGCCGGACTCGCCCTCGGGCTTCGCGGTGAACTGGTGGTACATGAGGATCGGCACGCGCGCCTTGGCGGCGGCCACGGCATCCGTCGTCGTCCACGCGCCGTAGAGCGTCTGCTGGTGGGCGGTGCAGGCAACCGGCCTCGAGCCGTTGATCCGCGTCGCGGGACTGCCGGCATGTGCAGCGGGATCGGCGGATGCCGCGGCCGCCGTCGCCGCGTCGGCGTACCAGCCTGCGAACACGCGGCCGGCCGCCCGCGGGATCGGCAGGTGGTCGTAGAGGCGGTCCTGCACTTGCAGCTGCGGCTCGAGCGTCGTGCCGTCGATGCTGAAGCTGACCGCGCACGCTCCCGGGACATCGGCATGCGCCGCCAGGAGCGCTTGAGCCGGGGTGAGCGGTGTGGGGGTCGGGGAAGGAGTGTGCGTGGTCGGTCGCGGTGACGACGTCGCGGCATCCGTGTTCTCCGTGGCGCAGCCGGCGAAGCTCGCCGTCGCCGTCAGGACCACGCCGATGGTGAGCGCGCGGATGAGGCCGCGGTGGCGGTGCACGAAACCCATGAAAACAACCCCCAAGGTCGACGGCGCGCCCCCGCGCCGCGCTCATCCTAGGAGGACAAGGTGTCGTGAACCGGAAATCACCGGGTGCGCGGATGTTTTCTTCGACTTTCGTCGCAGATTCCCTCCGCTCGGGGGGTGCTTACCCGACGTCCGAGCGGATGCCGCGACGTTCGTCCTTCGCCACGATGGCCGCGTCCAGCGCGCGTCGCAGCTGCGAGCTCGACGTGTGCGCAGTGTAGGGAAAGTAGACGACCTGCACGCCGACGGCCGCGAACTCGCGCTCCAGGCGCAGACCCTTCTCCGTGCCGCGCCAGTCGTCACCTTTGAAGAAGTGCGTGAAGCCGACCTCGCGCCACACCTCGAGCTTGTCCGGCACCGTCTCGATGTGGACATGGTCGACGTAGCGGATGTCGCGCACGATCTGCGCGCGCTCCACGGTCGGGACGAACGGTTCCACGCCCTTGACCTGGCGCAGCATCTCGTCGCTGACGACACCCGCGATCAGAAGGTCGCACTGCTCCTTGGCATGGCGAAGGATGTTCAGATGCCCGATGTGAAAAAGATCGAACGCCCCGGCGGCGTAGCCGATCGACACAGCCATAGCGAGCTCCCCCAGCTCTCGATGTGATCCGAGCTCGACGACGAGCGTCGTCCCGGTTCGAGCCCCCCGGCTCGATGCGGGCCCCCCGGCCCACGTCTGCACACTACCGCAGGTGCGCGCGAGACGACAGTGCCGTGCACCTCGACGACGGGGTGAAGCGGGGCGAGGCTGCCGCCCGGGCGCGCCGTCGGGCAAGATGGGCGCGGGGGAAGGGGCTCGCGTGAAGCGGAAGGCGCTGGGAGCGATCGCCGCGCAAGCGGCTCAGGCTGCGGTGAGCCTGGCGCTGCAGATTCTCGTCGCACGGCTGCTCGGCATCGCCGATTACGGACGCTTCGCGATCCTCTACGGCGTGATCGTGCTGGCGTCCGGCATCGTCACGGGACTCGTCGGAGACGCGCTCGTCGTGCTCGATCGTGCGGACCGACGCATTCGCGCCGGACTCGAGGTCTGGCTAGCGATCGCGGCGGCGACCAGCGCTGTGATCGCCGCCGTCGTGGCCGCGGTCACCGGCTTCGCGAGCCCTGCCGAAGCGGGACTGTTCGCCCTCGCGATGGTCGCCTTCGTCGTCGAGGAGATCGTCCGACGCCTCCTCATGGCCGGGTACGCCTTCTCGCGGGTGATCGCCGCCGATCTGACCGGCTTCGTCATCAGCCTCGCCCTGCTGGCCGCGGCAGCGGCCCTGCAGGCGCTGTCGCTCGGAGCCTTCCTCGGTGTCATCGCCGCAGGCCAGACCGTCGGCGCGATCGTCGGGTGGCGTCTGGTTCCCCGATCGGAGCGCGTCCTCGTCGGCTGGCGACGCGCGGACCTGCGCACCGTCTGGAGCTATGGAGCGTGGCGAGGGCTGCAGCAGACGTTGCGGCCGGCGATGCTGACGGCGGTACGGGTGGTCGTGCTGGCGGCTGCCGGGGCCGCCGCGGTCGGCATGCTCGAAGCGGCGCGCACCTACACCTCACCGCTCCTGCTCGTCGTCGGCGGGCTGTCGTCGTTCCTCTTCGTCCGCTTCGCCGACCACCGGCGCGAGGGCCGCTCCGGTTCGCTGCGAGAGGCCGACCGTGTCGTGCTCGTCCTCGTCGGCGCGACGGTGCTGATGAGCGCGGTGGCGCTCGGCGCCGGGCCCTGGCTGGGGCCGTTGGCGTTCGGTGTCGCCTTCGATCCGACGATGCTCGTGGCGTGGCTCGTGTACGGGCTCTCCGTGGCGGTGGTCACGCCCTACGGTGCGCTCAGCGCCGTCGCCGGGCGTCAGCGGGTGGTGTTCTTGGTTCGCCTCAGCGACACCCTTCTCGGCCTGGTGCTGACGGTCGTGATCGTGCTCGTCGGCGGCAGTCCGGCCCTCATTCCGTTCGCGCTCGCCGTGGCATCCGCGCTCGGCGGCGTCGCGCTGCGCTGGATCGCCGCGCACACGCCGGCGGAGCCCTGATCCTCTCAACCGGCTGAGAAGGGTCGGCAGGCCACGTCGACTGGTGGTAGGTTCAGCCCAGCACGAAGGCGTCGGACGAGGGAAACAGGGGTACGTCCGGCGCTCGGGCTCATCTTGGGGGGTGGGGAGCATGGAGGACGTCCCGTACGCGCGGATACTCCGCGAAGGTTGGTTGCTGGTCCTGATCGTCGCACTGCTGGGAGCAGGCGGCGCCTACGGCATCGCGAAGCTGTTGCCGGAGACATACGCGTCGACGTCGACGCTGATGCTGCAGGTCGATTCGAAGGAAGCGTCGCTGTTCGAGCGCAACCAGTTCAGCCTCGCGCGCATCCGCTCTTATCCGGAGCTCGTCGACAGTCCGGAGGTCATCGCCGGCATCCGCAGCGATCTGCACCTCTCCGCTGCCGACTACAGCGATCGCGACCTGCGAAAGATGGTGTCGGCGGACAACACGACCGACACCGTGCTGCTCGTCGTGCGCGCCGAGGCTCCCACTGCGCAGCTCAGCGCGGCGATCGCGAATGCGGCCGCAGCGCACCTGTCGAAACTCATCCAGTCGACGGAGAACTCCGACGCCGACGAGCGCTACCAGGTGAACCTCACCGTGGTGCTGCCAGCGGTCGAACCGCTCGCGCCGGTGTCTCCGCAGACGCTCGCGATCGTCGGGCTCGGACTGATCGTCGGGCTGGCCGTCGGCGGGATCGTCGCCGTCTATCGCACGGTGACCAACCGCAACGTCATCACCATCTCCGACGTGCGCCGCCTCGTCGGCATCCGCGTCGTCGGGCGCATCCCCCGCCGTCGCCGCTGGAGGCGTTCGGACGACGAGGACGAGTCCGTCGCCTTCGACGAGACCGTCGCCAATCTCGGGGTGCTGGGCGGCAGCGACCTCTCGTCCGTGCTCGTTCTGACCGCTTCGGACGATGCCATCGGGCAGGCGGAGCGCAGTGGTCTGGCGGCTGCCTTCGCTGCTGCGGGTCGTACCGTCACGATCCTGGAGACGCGCGCCACATCCGACGCCGCGGCCGAGACGCGCTCGCTCGCCGAGGTTCTCGACGGGGAGGACGTCGACGCCGCGGTGGGTGAGGCCGCGGGCCGGCAGTTCGCCGATCCTCTGCCGGTCGCGGCGGCAGCGCTGCAGGACGCACTGCCCGCTCTCCGCTCGACCCTGCGGGCGCATGTCGACGTCGTCGTGGTGGTGGTGGATGCCGCATCCGTCGCCGTGGTGCGAGAACTCGTCGACGACGCCACAGGAGTCGTGGTCGCGGTGCGGAGCGGATCGACGGCGGCATCGGCGCTGTCGGCCCTGATCACCAAGCTCTCCTTCGTGGACGTGCATCCGTTGGGTGTCGTCCTCACCGGGACCGCCCGGCATGCGTCCGGCGTCGTGACCGAGACGTGGCGCGATGCGGTGCCCGTGGGGGCCGCCGGAACGGGCGCGGCCGCACGGCCATGACGGCCGCAGGGCTCGCGATGCGCGGGCAACGGGTGCACGGGGGCGTCCACGCGGATGCCTCGCGGCCGACGCGTCGACGCTTCGCGGCTCTCGTCGCGCTGTTCCTCCTGGTCATCGTCAGCGTCATTCCGTGGCGGCCGCAGTCGTTCTACGCGGGCGGGCTCGACCCTGTGGTCGTGGCCAAGGCGGCGATCGCCCTGGTCGCGCTGGGCGGCGCCGTCGGCCTGACCCTTTTCACGCGCCGACGGATGCCGGTGGGGCTCGGTCCCGCGGCGGTGATCGCCGTCACCCTCATGATCAGCCTGCTCGGCGGGGTCGTCGCGGGCAACGGGTCGGCGACCACCGTGCTGGTCATGAGGGTCTTCATCGTCATGGCCACCCTGCTGCTTCTGCTGACGAACGCCCCGTGGGATCGGGCCGTCGCCGCCCTGTTGACGGCGATGGGGATTCTCGCCGTGGTCGCCGCCACGACGGGCGCGCGCACGCTGGTCAAGGGCCGGCTGGGCGGCGGCATCCCGGAGATCCATCCGAACGAGCTCGCCGGACTCGCCGCCCTTCCGCTGATCGCCCTCGTCGTTCTGATCCTGCGCCGCGGTGTGCGCGTGTCGGCCGTGATCGCGAGCGTCGTCCTGTTCGGGATCGTGGTCGCCACAGGATCGCGCATCGCCCTCGTCGGCATCCTCTTCGGCGCGATCGTGGCGCTGGTGACCAACGGCGTGCGTCGGCGCGGCGTCCTCTACGCCCTTCTCGTCTTCGTCCCCGTCATCTATGGTGTCATCGTCTTCACCGGCGTCGTCGACGGCCTCGCCAGCCGCGGCGGCACGTCGGCGGAGAGCACGGCGTTGGATTCCCGTCTCACGGGCTGGCAGGTGGTCCTCGGCTGGGATTGGGCCTCGTGGCAGCGTTGGCTGGGCGTCGGTCTGTCGGTCAAAGAGGTCGCGGTCCAGGAGAAGTGGCGATCGTCGCAGGTGCTCGACAGCAGCTGGGTCTCACTTCTGGCGCAGGCGGGACTGCTCGGAGTGCTGCTGATCGGTCTGCTGGTGGCGTGGTGCGTGATCACCGCCGTCACAGCGGCGTCGCGTCGCGGACTGCTGTTGCCGCTGCTCACGATGTTCGTCATCCGCACGTTCACCGAGAGCGGCATGGTCGACAGCGCGATGCCGTTCGTCCTGTTCGTGACGCTGTCGGCGTTGCTGACCAGAAGGTCGCGACAGGCGTCCGGGCCGCCGGGTCACGAGAACCAAACTCGTGCTCGCTCTGTGACGATGCCGGGCGTACGCTGAGGGAGCGCACGCGGGGAACTGGGGCCCGCCGCGGCGCGGGGCACATGGGGGAGGTGCTTTTCGCATGGCACAAGACATGCCGACAGCCGGACGCGGACGCGCTCCGTGGATCGTTTTCGTTGTCGTGGCGGCGCTGCTGGTCGGCGGCGTGGTGTGGGCGGTGGTCGGCCAGGGCCAGCCGGACGCATCCGCGGCCGCGTCTCCGAGCCCGTCGTGGGCGACGCCGACGCCGCAGCCGACGGCGTTCGAGACACCCGCGGCGGGTTCGACGACCGAGATCACCAAGCCGCCGACGGATGCCGAGGTGCCTCTCGACCAGCCTGCACCACCGGTGGCCGGCGCGACGGTGCAGCTCGTCGCGGTGACGAAGGGCACGTTCACGGGCGATGTGCCCGGCGAGCCGAGCGGCGACGCCATCACCGTGTCGGTGCGCGTCGTCAACAACGGCTCGGCACCCATCGACACCGGCGCGGCGGGCGTCAACCTGACCTACGGGGGAGACGATCGCACGCCGGGCATCGCCGTGACCGACAAGAAGGCGCGCGTGTTCCCGGCATCGGTTGCGCCGGGCGCCGAGGCCACCGCGGATTTCACCTTCGTCGCACCCCTTGCGGCGGAGGGGGATATTCGTGTTACCGTCGACCTGCTGGCGTCTGAGCCAGACATCGTCTTCGTCGGCCCGCGGCCGTAGGAGACCTGGGGGATTATCGCCTTCGCGGCATCAACGGATGGGGATCCGGCTGCGAGGGATGACTGGGGGAGTCATGGTGCGCATTCGTACCGGCGTCAGCGGACAGCAGACGCGGATCATCGCGACGGTTCTTGCGGCTGCCGCCGCCGTCATCGTCAGCAGTCTCGTCGTCGTCGCGCCCGCGCGTGCGGATGTCAGTCCGCCAGAGGGCACGCCGTCGACCGTCACGGCCGATGCGCTGCCGACCGTCCAGATCAACGGCATCGTCTGGGACCAGGCCGTCGTCGGCAATGTGGTCTACGCGGCGGGCAAGTTCACCTCGGCCCGCCCGGCGGGGGCGGCGGCCGGAACGAACGAGACGCCGCGCAGCAACCTCCTGGCGTACGACATCACGACGGGCAACCTCATCACGTCGTTCGCGCCGTCGATCAACGCGCAGGTGCGCCAGGTCGAGGCGTCGCCCGACGGCACCCGCCTCTACATCGTCGGCGACTTCACGACCGTCAACGGTCAGACGCGCAACCGCGTCGCCGCCTTCGATCTGCCCAGCGGGACCCTTTCGACCTTCAACCCGAACTCCAACGGAGTGACCTCCGGCGTCGCGGCGACGAACGACACGGTGTATCTCACCGGCACCTTCGGCCGCATGTCGGGAAACGACCGCGCCGGCGCCGCCGCGGTCACACGCGCCGGGGCGCTCCTGCCGTGGGCCCCCGTGCTCGAGGGACGCCAGGGTCGCGTCGTGGTCGTCTCGCCCGACGGCACCAAGGTGGTCCTCGGCGGCAACTTCCAGACGCTCAACGGCAGCAGCAACCCCGGGTACGGCCTCGCGATGGTGAGTGCCGCGGATGCCTCGTTGCTGCCGTTCCAGACCAACAATGTGATCCGCAACGCCGGGCTCGACGCGTCGATCATGTCGCTCAAATCCGACGGTGCCGGATCGTTCTACGGCACCGGCTACGTGTTCGGCGACGGCGGCAATCTGGAGGGCAGCTTCCGATCCTCCTGGGCCACCGGCGACCTCATCTGGGTCAACGACTGCCACGGCGATGAATACGACGTGCAGCCCATGGGCGACGCCGTGTACGCCGCCGG
The sequence above is a segment of the Microbacterium sp. PM5 genome. Coding sequences within it:
- a CDS encoding aldehyde dehydrogenase family protein, with the protein product MTAEAPSTAKRSTAAPALAEDVRDQLDAAITALRAGQRAWSALTLAQRRTLLQRVRVATSAVAAEWADAASVSKGLPPGHPLRGEEWLSGPYAAIVALDAYADTLRALSIGRSPVDGVRISAAPGDRTVVHTSPLSATDALLLSGYATEVWLQPGVDAATARREAGLAQLDPASAGGVGLVLGAGNITSIPYLDVLYELLASNRVALLKVNPTQDALVSVFERALAPLIEPGFLRIVRGGGDVGAYLTQHPEIDHVHITGSEATFRSIVWGPSHTPAAAGAATRRRREGRPLLKKPITAELGGVSPIIVVPGRWSVADLRFQAEHVVTMRLHNSGHNCIAGQVVLLSDDWAQRDAFLDALRTAYDRAPSRPVWYPQSQGKLDAARTSYPDAAWCGGGTRALIETTPSDAQALETTEYFSPVLGVVALRGTGQEFLDNAVAHANERLVGTLGANVLIDSETQRALGDGFERALADLRYGTVAVNAWTAFGFLTPTATWGAFPGGTLDDAPSGMGVVHNALLLDHVERTVVRGPFRPFPRSASSAVRGYGLSVLPKPPWFVTSRTGAAVCEGFTRFRIDGNPAKMALTLVKAFGA
- a CDS encoding glutaredoxin domain-containing protein; translated protein: MTSEKTPITMFGADWCRDCIRTKKQLDELGVEYTYVDLVADPAAADVAREISGRTNIPVVVYPDASHHVEPSNADVESKLRELSLI
- a CDS encoding glycosyltransferase family 2 protein; the encoded protein is MDLSVIVPTFNEGGNVAELVRRIGAALHDVDFEVVFVDDSTDDTPATIQAVAAATEFPVRLIHRDEPEGGLSGAVLEGFRNAQARWCLVMDGDLQHPPEDIPRMLDRAALGDVDIVVASRYVAGGTAGGLAGATRTAVSRTSTLLTKAMFPRKLHGCTDPMTGFFLVDRDTVDLDDLRPRGFKILLEILARRQMRIGEIPFAFATRFAGESKATFSQGMRFLTQLAMLRFGRMSAFALVGGVGAIANLIIMWGLVHLGMNYVSAAIIASEVTIIGNFLLLEYLVFADMRSESGAMWMRFLKSFAFNNVEAVVRIPIIPLLVQGAHIPSVLAAAITLAAAFVVRFVYHALWVYAPKRKATARIVTPAVARAGERTLES
- a CDS encoding polysaccharide deacetylase family protein, producing the protein MGFVHRHRGLIRALTIGVVLTATASFAGCATENTDAATSSPRPTTHTPSPTPTPLTPAQALLAAHADVPGACAVSFSIDGTTLEPQLQVQDRLYDHLPIPRAAGRVFAGWYADAATAAAASADPAAHAGSPATRINGSRPVACTAHQQTLYGAWTTTDAVAAAKARVPILMYHQFTAKPEGESGWLRGNYAYIEDYRAQMQYIKDQSFYLPTWDELSAFIDGALYLPDHAVIITDDDADPSWLTMASPINEQLQLMATSFVITGSGVPTQNRFILQRSHTHDMHHAGANGKGQMVNLTAPEIAADMTASAAALGGVKEVMAYPYGHNNETSHEGLRQAGFEMARTIEQGYVSVGSDKLTLPCVRINYGMGVAALKKQIG
- a CDS encoding adenylyltransferase/cytidyltransferase family protein, with translation MAVSIGYAAGAFDLFHIGHLNILRHAKEQCDLLIAGVVSDEMLRQVKGVEPFVPTVERAQIVRDIRYVDHVHIETVPDKLEVWREVGFTHFFKGDDWRGTEKGLRLEREFAAVGVQVVYFPYTAHTSSSQLRRALDAAIVAKDERRGIRSDVG
- a CDS encoding O-antigen ligase family protein translates to MTAAGLAMRGQRVHGGVHADASRPTRRRFAALVALFLLVIVSVIPWRPQSFYAGGLDPVVVAKAAIALVALGGAVGLTLFTRRRMPVGLGPAAVIAVTLMISLLGGVVAGNGSATTVLVMRVFIVMATLLLLLTNAPWDRAVAALLTAMGILAVVAATTGARTLVKGRLGGGIPEIHPNELAGLAALPLIALVVLILRRGVRVSAVIASVVLFGIVVATGSRIALVGILFGAIVALVTNGVRRRGVLYALLVFVPVIYGVIVFTGVVDGLASRGGTSAESTALDSRLTGWQVVLGWDWASWQRWLGVGLSVKEVAVQEKWRSSQVLDSSWVSLLAQAGLLGVLLIGLLVAWCVITAVTAASRRGLLLPLLTMFVIRTFTESGMVDSAMPFVLFVTLSALLTRRSRQASGPPGHENQTRARSVTMPGVR